A single Nocardioides bizhenqiangii DNA region contains:
- a CDS encoding TadE/TadG family type IV pilus assembly protein, whose product MTRLRRFDERGSMAVELVILAPILMMFVMLVVAGGRYVSVEGDIQAAARDAARAASLEDSRGEAEQAAWSTYRASLDGSDCNYAFLSPDYGPDGTVSIRLTCKVPYGDLGLLGLPGHVEIDAESHVRLDPYREYEE is encoded by the coding sequence ATGACCCGACTCCGGCGGTTCGACGAACGCGGCTCGATGGCGGTCGAGCTGGTGATCCTGGCGCCGATCCTCATGATGTTCGTGATGCTGGTCGTCGCCGGGGGCCGGTACGTCAGCGTCGAGGGCGACATCCAGGCCGCAGCGCGCGACGCGGCCCGGGCTGCGTCGCTCGAGGACAGCCGGGGTGAGGCCGAGCAGGCCGCCTGGTCGACGTATCGCGCCTCGTTGGACGGGTCCGACTGCAACTATGCCTTCCTCAGCCCGGACTACGGGCCGGACGGCACGGTGAGCATCCGACTCACCTGCAAGGTGCCGTACGGCGACCTCGGGCTGCTCGGGCTCCCGGGACATGTCGAGATCGATGCCGAGTCCCACGTCCGGCTCGACCCCTATCGGGAGTACGAAGAATGA
- a CDS encoding TadE/TadG family type IV pilus assembly protein: MNPRPRRQRRDDSGVSSVELVLYMPLLMLVILIAVQFSLVWFGNQAASAVARETARTARVYPEDRGRAYAEGYQYAANIGQGVLEDPKITVTPIGDGRVRVTVTGHAQEIVPGLAPEVSQTVEGPLEEFQDDAP, translated from the coding sequence ATGAACCCACGTCCTCGCCGGCAGCGCCGGGATGACTCGGGCGTCAGCAGCGTGGAGCTGGTGCTCTACATGCCGCTGCTGATGCTCGTCATCCTGATCGCGGTGCAGTTCTCGCTCGTCTGGTTCGGCAACCAGGCGGCGAGCGCGGTCGCGCGCGAGACCGCGCGCACGGCGCGGGTCTATCCGGAGGACAGGGGGCGGGCGTACGCCGAGGGCTACCAGTACGCCGCGAACATCGGCCAAGGTGTGCTCGAAGACCCCAAGATCACGGTGACCCCGATCGGCGACGGCCGGGTCCGGGTGACGGTGACCGGTCACGCACAGGAGATCGTGCCTGGGCTCGCCCCGGAGGTCAGCCAGACGGTGGAGGGCCCTCTCGAGGAATTCCAGGACGACGCGCCATGA
- a CDS encoding type II secretion system F family protein, with the protein MNLTLVMLAGAVVGSGILVAVWLIVQPTTSGPVALALLDARLARGRRETFLTADRRHAEESPKMRRVGARIAELLESQGVRLPARLDADLGMVGQSREMFFARTAGGALLGAVLPNAVLIPFAVGGLVGFAIPLWVILIGAVVGALVPYLELSRQARDRRRAFRHMVSAFLDLVAMNLAGGRGVPEALQAASSISDSWGLVRIRDALEAARLQGITPWAALGQLGEEVDVDELRDLSAALALVAEDGAKVRESLSARAASMRHRELADAEARSEERSQSMLVAQLLLCVGFLIFLIYPALARILA; encoded by the coding sequence ATGAACCTCACGCTCGTGATGCTGGCCGGTGCCGTCGTGGGATCCGGGATCCTGGTGGCCGTCTGGCTGATCGTCCAGCCGACGACGTCCGGTCCGGTCGCACTGGCGCTGCTGGACGCCCGTCTCGCCCGGGGCCGGCGCGAGACCTTCCTGACCGCCGACCGGCGGCACGCGGAGGAGTCCCCGAAGATGCGCCGCGTCGGGGCGCGGATCGCCGAGCTGCTCGAGAGCCAGGGCGTCCGCCTGCCCGCCCGGCTCGATGCCGACCTCGGCATGGTCGGTCAGTCGCGGGAGATGTTCTTCGCCCGCACGGCCGGCGGCGCGCTGCTGGGTGCGGTGCTGCCGAACGCTGTCCTCATCCCCTTCGCCGTCGGAGGTCTCGTCGGGTTCGCGATCCCGCTCTGGGTGATCCTCATCGGCGCGGTGGTCGGAGCGCTGGTGCCCTACCTCGAGCTCTCCCGGCAGGCCCGTGACCGGCGGCGGGCCTTCCGGCACATGGTGAGCGCCTTCCTCGACCTGGTCGCGATGAACCTCGCCGGCGGGCGGGGCGTCCCGGAAGCGCTGCAGGCCGCGTCGTCCATCAGCGACAGCTGGGGCCTGGTCCGCATCCGCGACGCCCTCGAAGCGGCCCGGCTCCAGGGCATCACGCCGTGGGCGGCGCTCGGGCAGCTCGGCGAGGAGGTCGACGTCGACGAGCTCCGCGACCTCTCGGCCGCGCTCGCCCTCGTCGCCGAGGACGGCGCCAAGGTCCGCGAGTCGCTCAGCGCCCGGGCCGCGTCGATGCGGCACCGCGAGCTGGCCGATGCCGAGGCCCGCTCCGAGGAGCGGTCGCAGTCGATGCTGGTCGCTCAGCTCCTCCTCTGCGTCGGCTTCCTCATCTTCCTCATCTACCCCGCTCTCGCCCGGATCCTGGCTTAA